The Streptomyces sp. NBC_00162 genome window below encodes:
- a CDS encoding FmdB family zinc ribbon protein translates to MPTYQYQCTECGEGLEAVQKFTDDALTVCPSCDGRLKKVFSAVGIVFKGSGFYRNDSRGASSSSTPASKPASTSSTSTAAAPAASSSSTSSSTGSSSTSAA, encoded by the coding sequence GTGCCGACCTACCAGTACCAGTGCACCGAGTGCGGTGAGGGCCTTGAGGCCGTGCAGAAGTTCACCGATGACGCGCTGACCGTGTGCCCGAGCTGTGACGGACGCCTGAAGAAGGTGTTCTCCGCGGTCGGCATCGTCTTCAAGGGCTCCGGTTTCTACCGGAACGACAGCCGTGGCGCTTCGTCGAGCAGCACTCCTGCCTCGAAGCCGGCCTCGACCTCGTCGACGTCCACGGCCGCCGCCCCCGCCGCTTCGTCCTCCTCGACGTCGTCGAGCACGGGCAGCAGCTCCACCTCGGCTGCCTGA
- a CDS encoding S-methyl-5'-thioadenosine phosphorylase, with protein MVNAEIGVIGGSGFYSFLEDVSEIQVETPYGPPSDSLYVGELAGRQVAFLPRHGRSHTVPPHKINYRANLWALRSVGVRQVLGPCAVGGLRTEYGPGTLLVPDQLVDRTKARAQTFFDGEPLPGGTSQAGGSGGGSVPNVVHTTFADPYCPVGRSVALAAARGREWEPVDGGTMVVIEGPRFSTRAESRWHAAAGWSVVGMTGHPEAVLARELGLCYTSMALVTDLDAGAETGEGVSHTEVLRVFGENVGRLREVLFDAVAALPPTESRACLCTHVHDGWDLGIELP; from the coding sequence ATGGTGAACGCAGAGATCGGTGTCATCGGCGGTTCGGGCTTCTACTCCTTCCTGGAGGACGTCTCCGAGATCCAGGTGGAGACCCCGTACGGACCCCCCAGCGACTCCCTGTACGTGGGTGAGCTGGCCGGCCGGCAGGTGGCCTTCCTGCCCCGGCACGGGCGCAGCCACACCGTCCCGCCACACAAGATCAACTACCGGGCCAACCTGTGGGCGCTGCGCTCGGTCGGCGTCCGCCAGGTGCTGGGCCCGTGCGCGGTCGGCGGACTGCGGACCGAATACGGTCCGGGCACGCTGCTCGTTCCCGACCAGCTGGTCGACCGTACGAAGGCCCGGGCGCAGACCTTCTTCGACGGGGAGCCGCTGCCTGGGGGTACCTCCCAGGCCGGAGGCTCTGGGGGAGGCAGCGTCCCGAACGTCGTGCACACCACCTTCGCGGACCCGTACTGCCCGGTGGGGCGGTCGGTCGCCCTGGCCGCGGCCCGCGGGCGGGAGTGGGAGCCGGTGGACGGCGGCACGATGGTCGTCATCGAGGGGCCGCGGTTCTCGACGCGCGCCGAGTCGCGCTGGCACGCGGCGGCGGGCTGGTCGGTGGTCGGCATGACGGGTCACCCGGAGGCGGTCCTCGCGCGGGAGCTGGGGCTCTGCTACACGTCGATGGCGCTGGTGACGGACCTGGACGCGGGCGCCGAGACCGGCGAGGGCGTGTCCCACACGGAGGTCCTGAGGGTCTTCGGCGAGAACGTCGGCCGTCTGCGCGAGGTCCTCTTCGACGCGGTGGCGGCCCTTCCGCCGACGGAGTCGCGCGCCTGCCTGTGCACGCACGTCCACGACGGCTGGGACCTGGGCATCGAACTGCCGTAG
- a CDS encoding ubiquinol-cytochrome c reductase iron-sulfur subunit: MSVTEQPPPAPGPDGDAAAEQLRDRISADSLTTRRDYLRIVATVSGGLAIGGVGVAAGILHRHGDSEKLPEPKLVAAELAPGQSVAFRFPGDEDRALAVRLADGTLVGYSAVCTHLACGVLWREDRGLDGELYCPCHEGVFDVRTGEVTAGPPPRPLPMVFLTEQTDGSVWAIATARSGEPAKDALCRQFGDTRPETSRQLGCPGADRATSNESGRT, translated from the coding sequence ATGAGCGTCACCGAACAGCCGCCTCCCGCACCCGGTCCCGACGGCGACGCCGCCGCCGAGCAGCTCCGCGACCGGATCAGCGCCGACTCCCTCACCACCCGCCGCGACTACCTGCGGATCGTCGCCACCGTCTCCGGCGGCCTGGCCATCGGCGGCGTCGGCGTCGCCGCCGGCATCCTGCACCGGCACGGCGACAGCGAGAAGCTGCCCGAGCCCAAGCTGGTCGCCGCCGAGCTGGCGCCCGGCCAGTCCGTCGCCTTCCGGTTCCCCGGAGACGAGGACCGGGCCCTGGCCGTACGGCTGGCCGACGGCACCCTCGTGGGCTACTCCGCCGTCTGCACCCACTTGGCCTGCGGCGTGCTCTGGCGCGAGGACCGGGGCCTCGATGGGGAGCTGTACTGCCCCTGCCACGAGGGCGTCTTCGACGTCCGCACCGGCGAGGTGACCGCGGGCCCGCCACCTCGACCGCTCCCCATGGTCTTCCTGACCGAGCAGACCGACGGCAGCGTCTGGGCCATCGCCACCGCCCGCTCGGGAGAGCCGGCCAAGGACGCCCTGTGCCGGCAGTTCGGCGATACCCGCCCCGAGACGAGCCGCCAGCTGGGCTGCCCCGGAGCCGATCGCGCCACTTCGAACGAGAGCGGGCGGACGTGA
- the pyrF gene encoding orotidine-5'-phosphate decarboxylase, producing MNNGNRIIVALDFDDRGAAEALVARLGDACGHYKVGLELLTSAGPGLVRELTGRGHEVFLDLKLFEIPDSVAGAVRAAGALGVSMVTVHAMGGTGILTAAVEAAREFPRLRVLALTVVTSMTGSDLADVGIAAGSTEEQVLRLARLAVAAGCDGVIASPREVGALRAALGPEPLIVTPGVTLPGAAEGGHARGGSPGAAFGAGASHIVVGRSVTRAADPVAALGRVRAGI from the coding sequence GTGAACAACGGGAACCGGATCATCGTCGCCCTCGACTTCGACGACCGCGGAGCGGCAGAGGCCCTCGTCGCGCGGCTCGGGGATGCCTGCGGCCACTACAAGGTCGGCCTGGAGCTGCTCACCAGCGCGGGGCCCGGGCTGGTCCGGGAGCTCACCGGCCGGGGGCACGAGGTCTTCCTCGACCTGAAGCTCTTCGAGATACCCGACTCCGTCGCCGGCGCGGTCCGGGCGGCGGGCGCGCTGGGCGTGTCGATGGTGACCGTGCACGCCATGGGCGGCACGGGAATCCTGACGGCGGCGGTCGAGGCCGCGCGGGAGTTCCCGCGGCTGAGGGTGCTCGCGCTGACCGTGGTCACGAGCATGACCGGGAGCGACCTCGCCGACGTCGGCATCGCCGCTGGGAGCACAGAGGAGCAGGTGCTGCGCCTCGCCCGGCTCGCGGTGGCCGCCGGGTGTGACGGGGTCATCGCCTCGCCCCGGGAGGTCGGGGCCCTGCGGGCCGCGCTGGGGCCGGAGCCGCTGATCGTCACCCCAGGGGTGACGCTGCCGGGCGCGGCCGAGGGCGGGCACGCCCGGGGCGGCAGCCCGGGAGCCGCCTTCGGGGCGGGGGCCTCCCACATCGTGGTCGGGCGGTCGGTGACGCGGGCCGCGGACCCGGTGGCGGCGCTGGGGCGGGTCCGGGCCGGGATCTGA
- the pflA gene encoding pyruvate formate-lyase-activating protein, translating into MTVLLGANTAQAAAHSAAAHSAATPAAAATQRPSEGSVHSWDLSTGVDGPGTRFVTFLSGCPLTCLYCHNPDTWKMRGGKRTSVDAVIAEAAKCRKFIAASGGGATVSGGEPLLQPVFAGDLLHRMKHELGLHTALDTSGFLGVRATDSLLRDVDLVLLDIKSWDRETYRRVTGRPLRPTLDFAQRLADLGKEVHLRFVLVPGLTDARENIEGVAAFAGSLGNVSRVDVLPFHKLGEAKWQALGMNFTLRDTPSPDAGQVAEAREIFEARGLTAV; encoded by the coding sequence ATGACCGTCCTCCTCGGCGCGAACACCGCCCAGGCCGCCGCCCACTCCGCCGCCGCCCACTCCGCCGCCACCCCCGCGGCCGCCGCGACCCAGCGGCCGAGCGAGGGCTCGGTGCACTCCTGGGACCTGTCGACCGGGGTCGACGGTCCGGGCACGCGCTTCGTGACCTTCCTGTCCGGCTGCCCGCTGACCTGCCTGTACTGCCACAACCCCGACACCTGGAAGATGCGGGGCGGCAAGAGGACCTCGGTCGACGCCGTGATCGCCGAAGCCGCCAAGTGCCGGAAGTTCATCGCCGCGTCCGGCGGCGGGGCCACCGTCTCGGGCGGCGAGCCGCTGCTCCAGCCCGTCTTCGCGGGCGATCTGCTGCACCGGATGAAGCACGAGCTGGGGCTGCACACCGCCCTGGACACCTCCGGCTTCCTCGGCGTACGGGCCACCGACTCGCTGCTGCGCGACGTGGACCTGGTCCTGCTCGACATCAAGTCCTGGGACCGGGAGACGTACAGGCGCGTCACCGGGCGCCCGCTGCGGCCCACCCTCGACTTCGCGCAGCGCCTCGCGGACCTCGGCAAGGAGGTGCACCTGCGCTTCGTCCTGGTTCCGGGGCTCACGGACGCGCGGGAGAACATCGAGGGGGTCGCCGCCTTCGCGGGCTCGCTCGGCAACGTCTCGCGGGTCGACGTCCTGCCCTTCCACAAGCTGGGCGAGGCCAAGTGGCAGGCGCTGGGCATGAACTTCACCCTCCGCGACACGCCCTCGCCCGACGCCGGGCAGGTGGCCGAGGCCAGGGAGATTTTCGAGGCGCGGGGACTGACCGCCGTCTGA
- the mscL gene encoding large conductance mechanosensitive channel protein MscL, producing MVSEKKKESVLAGFKAFLMRGNVVDLAVAVVIGAAFTNIVNSIVKGIISPLVGAIGTKNLDVYKSCLKDPCAIDASGQPTGVEILWGSVLNAALTFLITAAVVYFLMVLPMAKYLAKVEARRKAREGVQETMEITELEVLKDIRDALVAQRGANGGGTGAPGSRDAF from the coding sequence GTGGTGAGCGAGAAGAAGAAGGAGAGCGTCCTGGCGGGCTTCAAAGCCTTCCTGATGCGCGGCAACGTGGTCGACCTGGCGGTCGCCGTGGTCATCGGCGCGGCGTTCACGAACATCGTGAACTCCATCGTCAAGGGAATCATCAGCCCGCTGGTGGGAGCCATCGGGACCAAGAACCTCGACGTCTACAAGTCGTGTCTGAAGGACCCCTGCGCCATCGACGCGAGCGGTCAGCCCACGGGCGTCGAGATCCTGTGGGGCTCGGTGCTCAATGCCGCGCTCACCTTCCTGATCACCGCGGCCGTCGTGTACTTCCTCATGGTGCTGCCGATGGCGAAGTACCTCGCCAAGGTGGAGGCACGCCGCAAGGCCAGGGAAGGCGTCCAGGAGACCATGGAGATCACGGAGCTGGAGGTCCTCAAGGACATCCGGGACGCCCTGGTCGCTCAGCGGGGGGCCAACGGCGGTGGCACCGGGGCACCGGGGTCGCGCGACGCGTTCTAG
- a CDS encoding 4Fe-4S dicluster domain-containing protein: MMGRTIFIDPGRCIGCQACVSACRECDSHRGKSMIHLDYTEPGMSVASLPTVCMHCEDPVAPCAEVCPADAILVTADGVVQQADTTRCIGCANCVNACPFGVPKIDLQAKLQMKCNLCYDRTAYGLAPMCATVCPTGALFYGTLEELQAERPGVQVADSFAFGDVMVSTGVAMVVPADKVQWPVPGGLPVVEVNGVDVR, encoded by the coding sequence ATGATGGGCCGCACGATCTTCATCGACCCGGGTCGCTGCATCGGCTGCCAGGCCTGTGTCTCCGCCTGCCGCGAATGCGACTCCCACCGCGGCAAGTCGATGATCCACCTGGACTACACCGAACCCGGCATGTCCGTCGCCTCCCTCCCGACCGTCTGCATGCACTGCGAGGACCCGGTCGCCCCCTGCGCCGAGGTCTGCCCCGCCGACGCGATCCTGGTGACCGCCGACGGCGTGGTCCAGCAGGCCGACACCACCCGCTGCATCGGCTGCGCCAACTGCGTCAACGCCTGCCCCTTCGGCGTCCCGAAGATCGACCTCCAGGCGAAGCTGCAGATGAAGTGCAACCTCTGCTACGACCGCACCGCCTACGGCCTGGCCCCCATGTGCGCCACCGTCTGCCCCACCGGCGCCCTCTTCTACGGAACCCTCGAGGAGCTCCAGGCCGAGCGCCCCGGAGTCCAGGTCGCCGACTCCTTCGCCTTCGGCGACGTGATGGTCAGCACCGGCGTGGCGATGGTCGTCCCCGCCGACAAGGTCCAGTGGCCCGTCCCCGGCGGCCTGCCCGTGGTCGAGGTGAACGGAGTGGACGTCCGATGA
- a CDS encoding MFS transporter yields the protein MSEPTEALAAAPPPPEAPETPPPGRRSVTARATLAGTVVSLLLIAAIVLGSRLLRDFDSALLPYAVATVFLAFGVAYRYTVWVSAPGARRLFKKGFGSFFSADNFRKAPTALPKMIATYLGFQKFLGARSRARWAAHQLIFWGCILAALITFPLTWGWFTFTSDSGSGPGYDMRIWGFKVLGFDSLNILGWLMFHGLDVAAVLVIPGASYFLWRRMKDRGAITGQRFAYDLLPLICLIVISVTGLLLTFSSIFLHGGGYEFLAILHMVSVVFTLIYIPFGKFFHIVQRPAAVGMQLFKYTARQDEQVFACKRCGEPIDTTPYVENLRGTMQDLGLDFNAFVEYCPRCKRVLRGNAYLTDVKKGFK from the coding sequence GTGTCCGAGCCCACAGAAGCACTCGCCGCAGCCCCGCCACCGCCGGAGGCACCCGAGACCCCGCCGCCGGGCAGGAGATCCGTCACCGCCCGGGCCACCCTGGCCGGCACCGTCGTATCGCTCCTGCTCATCGCCGCGATCGTGCTGGGCAGCCGGCTGCTGCGCGACTTCGACTCGGCCCTGCTGCCGTACGCGGTCGCGACGGTCTTCCTGGCCTTCGGCGTTGCCTACCGGTACACGGTCTGGGTCTCCGCGCCCGGCGCGCGCCGCCTCTTCAAGAAGGGCTTCGGCAGCTTCTTCTCGGCCGACAACTTCCGCAAGGCGCCCACCGCCCTGCCCAAGATGATCGCCACCTACCTCGGCTTCCAGAAGTTCCTCGGCGCCCGCTCGCGCGCCCGCTGGGCCGCCCACCAGCTCATCTTCTGGGGCTGCATCCTGGCCGCGCTCATCACCTTCCCGCTGACCTGGGGCTGGTTCACCTTCACCTCGGACAGCGGCTCCGGCCCCGGATACGACATGCGGATCTGGGGCTTCAAGGTGCTCGGCTTCGACTCGCTGAACATCCTGGGCTGGCTGATGTTCCACGGGCTGGACGTCGCCGCGGTCCTGGTCATCCCCGGGGCCTCGTACTTCCTGTGGCGCAGGATGAAGGACCGCGGAGCCATCACCGGCCAGCGCTTCGCCTACGACCTGCTGCCGCTGATCTGCCTGATCGTGATCTCCGTGACCGGGCTGCTGCTGACCTTCTCGTCGATCTTCCTGCACGGCGGCGGCTACGAGTTCCTCGCCATCCTGCACATGGTGTCGGTGGTGTTCACCCTCATCTACATCCCGTTCGGGAAGTTCTTCCACATCGTCCAGCGGCCGGCCGCCGTCGGCATGCAGCTGTTCAAGTACACGGCCCGCCAGGACGAGCAGGTCTTCGCCTGCAAGCGCTGCGGGGAGCCGATCGACACCACCCCGTACGTCGAGAACCTGCGCGGCACCATGCAGGACCTGGGGCTCGACTTCAACGCCTTCGTCGAATACTGCCCGCGCTGCAAGCGGGTGCTGCGCGGCAACGCCTACCTGACCGACGTCAAGAAAGGCTTCAAGTGA
- a CDS encoding NarK family nitrate/nitrite MFS transporter yields MSIRTNTDSAVRSHRAETYKPGATIGDWRPEDDGFWQSTGRKVAQRNLWVSIPALMLGFVVWQVWSVTVVKLNDVGFAFSKSQLFWLTAIPGITGGTFRILYTFIGPIFGERKFTAFSTIILIAPMLWLGLALQDTGTPYWELALIAAVCGIGGANFASSMANIGFFFPKREKGSANGLNGGLGNLGVSVVQLVAPLVVTAAVLGAPAGGPQHDAKESTDIWLQNGAFLWVPLLVIMALLAWFLMNDLKVAAAPFSQQKIIFKRKHNWLMTWLYVGTFGSFIGFAAGLPLLIKNNFEAQGYQATTYAWIGPFVGALMRWAGGWLADKIGGARVTMLSFVGMAASLVVIIFALPHQGDQGSFWAFFTGFLAAFAFSGLGNGSTFRQIPVIFRDQHMREAADKGPEAQRAALQQSEMEAGAVTGFSSAIAAYGFFFIPAMFAAMTVTSALWIFICFYASCLAVCWWFYARKGAEAPS; encoded by the coding sequence ATGTCCATACGCACGAACACCGACTCCGCGGTGCGCTCGCACCGGGCGGAGACCTACAAGCCCGGCGCCACCATCGGCGACTGGCGGCCCGAGGACGACGGCTTCTGGCAGTCCACCGGCCGCAAGGTCGCCCAGCGCAACCTCTGGGTCTCGATCCCCGCGCTGATGCTCGGCTTCGTGGTCTGGCAGGTCTGGTCGGTCACCGTCGTCAAGCTCAACGACGTCGGCTTCGCCTTCTCCAAGTCCCAGCTGTTCTGGCTGACCGCCATCCCCGGCATCACCGGCGGCACCTTCCGGATCCTGTACACCTTCATCGGGCCGATCTTCGGCGAGCGGAAGTTCACCGCCTTCAGCACGATCATCCTCATCGCGCCGATGCTGTGGCTGGGCCTCGCGCTCCAGGACACCGGCACCCCCTACTGGGAACTGGCGCTGATCGCGGCCGTCTGCGGCATCGGCGGCGCGAACTTCGCCTCCTCGATGGCCAACATCGGCTTCTTCTTCCCCAAGCGGGAGAAGGGCAGCGCCAACGGCCTCAACGGCGGTCTCGGCAACCTCGGCGTGAGCGTGGTCCAGCTGGTCGCCCCCCTGGTGGTGACCGCCGCCGTACTCGGCGCCCCGGCCGGCGGTCCGCAGCACGACGCCAAGGAGAGCACCGACATCTGGCTGCAGAACGGCGCCTTCCTCTGGGTGCCGCTGCTGGTCATCATGGCCCTGCTCGCCTGGTTCCTGATGAACGACCTCAAGGTGGCCGCGGCCCCCTTCAGCCAGCAGAAGATCATCTTCAAGCGCAAGCACAACTGGCTGATGACCTGGCTCTACGTCGGCACGTTCGGGTCCTTCATCGGCTTCGCCGCGGGCCTGCCGCTGCTGATCAAGAACAACTTCGAGGCGCAGGGCTACCAGGCCACCACCTATGCGTGGATCGGCCCCTTCGTCGGCGCGCTCATGCGCTGGGCCGGCGGCTGGCTCGCCGACAAGATCGGCGGTGCCAGGGTCACCATGCTGTCCTTCGTCGGCATGGCGGCCTCGCTGGTGGTGATCATCTTCGCGCTGCCGCACCAGGGCGACCAGGGCAGCTTCTGGGCCTTCTTCACCGGCTTCCTGGCGGCCTTCGCCTTCTCCGGCCTCGGCAACGGCTCGACCTTCCGGCAGATCCCGGTGATCTTCCGCGACCAGCACATGCGGGAGGCTGCGGACAAGGGGCCGGAGGCGCAGCGCGCCGCGCTGCAGCAGTCCGAGATGGAGGCGGGCGCCGTCACCGGCTTCTCCTCCGCCATCGCCGCCTACGGCTTCTTCTTCATCCCCGCGATGTTCGCCGCCATGACGGTCACGAGCGCGCTGTGGATCTTCATCTGCTTCTACGCCAGCTGCCTGGCGGTGTGCTGGTGGTTCTACGCCCGCAAGGGCGCCGAGGCTCCCAGCTGA
- a CDS encoding molybdopterin oxidoreductase family protein has product MTATDPVKAVSLPVPVSIDPSIAPPGTRNFRDAGGIPADQWHADQNGETLVPTHCCFCGVQCGMYLRVDKHGKVFGVEPRNHDINRMRLCPKGINAYQQVNHPDRLTAPLMRRSRDEEFKEASWEEALDFTVSEIRRIQQAYGNDAFGLLGGASLFSEKTYLVGKFARVALKTKHVDYNGRLCMVSAAGANKLAFGIDRAGNPFSDILLTDCLLIAGSNVGECFPVMTQYLWGARDRGASLIVIDPRETAIARTADIHVALKPGTDAAFFNAVLHVIVAEGLTDETYLAAHTTGWEEVKQTVAAYPPARSAEICGIPAEQIVQVARVFAAADKAMAWHARGIEHHSQGVENCLTVINLCVATGNIGKPGAGYGTITGQGNGQGGREHGQKSDLLPGGRSISNPEHRAQICRIWGIEESELPGAGTSMMEMVWQMQRREIRGLIGICNNPFVSLPNYAVVKDGYDTAEFHAQFDFFLSETAANAHVVFPVTTWAEDEGVMANAEARVVKHNKAQEPPAGVRTDTWVICELARRLGAGHHFDFPGSREVFEELRVASAGTVNDYYGITYERLEETGGIAWPCPSTEHPGTPRLFEDGRTCHPDGKIHMQVVEWHPPMDAYTEEYPLSLTTGRTVAHFLSGNQTRRLGALVEQTPRPWVEVHPSHGFRNGDPVRVVTRRGSEVFPALVTEAIRPDTVFIPYHWPVPTAANALTIDALDPRSKIPEYKVCAARVEAADRIDEVPAPPTAPGQEAYPEAQVSRTDPLPPTSPQGRGTAERS; this is encoded by the coding sequence GTGACCGCGACCGACCCCGTCAAGGCCGTGTCCCTGCCCGTTCCCGTTTCCATCGACCCGTCCATCGCGCCACCCGGCACCCGCAACTTCCGCGACGCAGGCGGGATCCCGGCCGACCAGTGGCACGCCGACCAGAACGGCGAGACCCTCGTCCCCACCCACTGCTGCTTCTGCGGCGTGCAGTGCGGGATGTACCTGCGCGTGGACAAGCACGGCAAGGTCTTCGGCGTGGAGCCGCGCAACCACGACATCAACCGGATGCGGCTGTGCCCCAAGGGCATCAACGCCTATCAGCAGGTCAACCACCCAGACCGGCTCACGGCCCCGCTGATGCGCCGCTCCCGCGACGAGGAGTTCAAGGAGGCCTCCTGGGAGGAGGCCCTCGACTTCACCGTCTCCGAGATCCGGCGCATCCAGCAGGCGTACGGCAACGACGCCTTCGGCCTGCTCGGCGGCGCCAGCCTGTTCTCCGAGAAGACCTACCTGGTCGGCAAGTTCGCCCGGGTCGCCCTGAAGACCAAGCACGTCGACTACAACGGCCGCCTGTGCATGGTCAGCGCCGCCGGGGCCAACAAGCTCGCCTTCGGCATCGACCGGGCCGGCAACCCCTTCTCCGACATCCTCCTCACCGACTGCCTGCTCATCGCCGGGTCGAACGTGGGGGAGTGCTTTCCCGTGATGACCCAGTACCTGTGGGGCGCCCGGGACCGCGGCGCCTCGCTGATCGTCATCGACCCGCGCGAGACGGCCATCGCGCGCACCGCCGACATCCACGTCGCCCTCAAGCCCGGCACCGACGCCGCCTTCTTCAACGCCGTCCTGCACGTGATCGTCGCCGAGGGACTGACCGACGAGACCTACCTCGCCGCCCACACCACCGGCTGGGAGGAGGTCAAGCAGACCGTCGCCGCCTACCCGCCCGCCCGGTCCGCCGAGATCTGCGGGATCCCGGCCGAGCAGATCGTCCAGGTCGCCCGGGTCTTCGCCGCGGCGGACAAGGCCATGGCCTGGCACGCCCGCGGCATCGAACACCACTCCCAGGGTGTCGAGAACTGCCTCACGGTGATCAACCTGTGCGTCGCCACCGGCAACATCGGCAAGCCGGGCGCCGGCTACGGCACCATCACCGGCCAGGGCAACGGCCAGGGCGGCCGCGAGCACGGCCAGAAGTCCGACCTCCTCCCCGGCGGCCGCTCGATCTCCAACCCGGAACACCGGGCCCAGATCTGCCGGATCTGGGGGATCGAGGAGTCCGAACTCCCGGGCGCCGGAACCTCCATGATGGAGATGGTCTGGCAGATGCAGCGGCGGGAGATCCGCGGCCTCATCGGCATCTGCAACAACCCCTTCGTCTCCCTCCCCAACTACGCGGTGGTCAAGGACGGCTACGACACCGCCGAGTTCCACGCCCAGTTCGACTTCTTCCTCTCCGAGACCGCCGCCAACGCCCACGTCGTCTTCCCCGTCACCACCTGGGCCGAGGACGAAGGGGTGATGGCCAACGCCGAGGCCCGGGTGGTCAAGCACAACAAGGCCCAGGAGCCCCCCGCCGGAGTGCGCACCGACACCTGGGTCATCTGCGAGCTGGCCAGACGCCTCGGCGCCGGCCACCACTTCGACTTCCCCGGCTCCCGCGAGGTGTTCGAGGAGCTGCGCGTCGCCTCCGCCGGCACGGTCAACGACTACTACGGCATCACCTACGAGCGCCTGGAGGAGACCGGCGGGATCGCCTGGCCCTGCCCCTCCACCGAGCACCCGGGCACCCCCCGGCTGTTCGAGGACGGCCGGACCTGCCACCCCGACGGAAAGATCCACATGCAGGTCGTGGAATGGCATCCGCCCATGGACGCCTACACCGAGGAGTACCCCCTCTCCCTCACCACCGGCCGCACCGTCGCGCACTTCCTCTCCGGCAACCAGACCCGCCGCCTGGGCGCCCTCGTCGAACAGACCCCGCGCCCCTGGGTCGAGGTCCACCCCTCGCACGGCTTCAGGAACGGCGACCCGGTCCGGGTGGTCACCCGCCGCGGCAGCGAGGTCTTCCCGGCCCTGGTCACCGAGGCCATCCGCCCCGACACCGTCTTCATCCCGTACCACTGGCCCGTCCCGACGGCCGCGAACGCCCTGACCATCGACGCCCTCGACCCCCGCTCGAAGATCCCCGAGTACAAGGTCTGCGCCGCCCGTGTCGAGGCCGCCGACCGGATCGACGAGGTCCCCGCGCCGCCCACCGCCCCGGGCCAGGAGGCCTACCCGGAGGCCCAGGTCTCCCGCACCGACCCCCTGCCCCCCACGTCCCCGCAGGGCCGTGGCACGGCGGAGAGGAGCTGA